The Lacipirellula parvula genome window below encodes:
- a CDS encoding glycoside hydrolase family 3 protein — protein MTASKQVFQFPADATLREKLAQLMFVRIGSNLPPVKTVEEDEARVAQLLTECPIGGLIVFNGSYAATPATLARLQQQSRYPLLVSSDLERGAGQQLRGYPLFPHAMAFDALGGGAGEAVFKFAELTGQTSRAAGVHITFGPVADVNSDPRNPIISTRAFAADSTRAAELAAEFVRGCGAAGFLSTAKHFPGHGNTHEDSHHALPTVDATREEMTAREFPPFQSSIAAGVPLIMSAHVRYPALDPAGEAATLSKPILTDVLRGELNFQGAVVSDSLLMEGVKVGCANEGELALKAVNAGIDILLDVADPVGTLAALEAAVAAGKLSVARVDEALGRVLQLKNVAFNGQPMPEFDVAENRRLTESMALDIARRATVTPRNEGGLLPFKPEKSLCAVLVNPFPLPSNAEAPPLGKMLAEKFPQVDYFELGAEPSDAELARIADLAAKADQLLAAFVVKPAAWHRFGLPPRLRDWLAELVAKRPTVIACLGAPQGLDPLAEAPVQICTFSDVPVSQAALVERLLEA, from the coding sequence GTGACCGCGAGTAAGCAAGTATTTCAGTTTCCCGCCGACGCAACGCTGCGCGAAAAACTCGCGCAGTTGATGTTTGTGCGGATCGGCTCGAACCTGCCGCCAGTGAAAACGGTGGAAGAGGACGAAGCCCGCGTCGCACAGTTGCTGACGGAATGCCCGATTGGCGGCCTCATCGTATTCAACGGCAGCTATGCCGCCACGCCGGCGACGCTCGCGCGGTTGCAGCAGCAGAGCCGTTATCCGCTGCTCGTGTCGTCCGACTTGGAGCGTGGCGCCGGGCAGCAATTGCGGGGCTACCCGCTGTTCCCGCATGCGATGGCATTCGATGCGCTCGGGGGCGGGGCGGGGGAAGCTGTCTTCAAGTTCGCGGAGCTAACAGGGCAAACGTCGCGGGCGGCGGGCGTGCACATTACGTTCGGGCCGGTGGCCGACGTGAATTCCGATCCGCGCAATCCGATCATTTCGACGCGGGCGTTTGCCGCCGATTCGACGCGAGCCGCGGAGTTGGCCGCAGAGTTCGTGCGCGGCTGCGGCGCCGCCGGGTTCTTGTCGACGGCGAAGCATTTCCCCGGCCATGGCAACACGCACGAAGATTCGCATCACGCGCTGCCGACGGTCGACGCGACGCGCGAGGAGATGACGGCGCGGGAGTTCCCGCCGTTCCAATCATCGATCGCCGCGGGCGTGCCGCTCATTATGTCGGCCCACGTGCGTTACCCGGCGCTCGACCCGGCCGGCGAAGCGGCGACGTTGTCGAAGCCGATTCTTACCGACGTACTGCGCGGGGAGTTGAACTTCCAGGGTGCCGTCGTGAGCGACAGCTTGCTGATGGAAGGGGTGAAGGTCGGGTGCGCCAACGAAGGCGAGCTCGCGCTCAAGGCGGTGAACGCTGGGATCGACATTCTGCTCGACGTGGCTGATCCGGTCGGCACGTTGGCGGCGCTTGAGGCAGCGGTCGCGGCCGGCAAACTGAGCGTAGCCCGCGTCGACGAAGCCCTCGGCCGCGTACTGCAACTGAAGAACGTTGCGTTCAACGGCCAGCCGATGCCCGAGTTCGACGTGGCGGAAAATCGCCGGCTCACCGAGTCGATGGCGCTCGACATTGCCCGCCGCGCGACGGTGACGCCGCGCAACGAGGGCGGGTTGTTGCCGTTCAAGCCAGAGAAGTCGCTTTGCGCGGTGCTGGTGAATCCGTTCCCGCTGCCGTCGAACGCCGAGGCGCCGCCGCTGGGAAAGATGTTGGCAGAGAAGTTTCCGCAGGTCGACTACTTCGAACTCGGCGCCGAGCCGAGCGACGCAGAACTCGCGCGGATCGCAGACCTCGCGGCCAAGGCCGACCAGTTGCTGGCGGCGTTCGTGGTGAAGCCAGCAGCGTGGCATCGGTTTGGGCTGCCACCGCGGCTCCGCGATTGGCTGGCGGAGCTGGTGGCTAAACGGCCGACGGTGATCGCCTGTCTTGGGGCGCCGCAAGGTTTGGACCCGCTGGCCGAGGCGCCCGTGCAAATTTGTACGTTCAGCGATGTGCCGGTATCGCAGGCGGCGCTCGTCGAGCGGTTGCTGGAGGCTTAA